One genomic region from Antedon mediterranea chromosome 3, ecAntMedi1.1, whole genome shotgun sequence encodes:
- the LOC140043662 gene encoding uncharacterized protein, whose product MDRTSRAYKLVQMAQKNVRETVRNTTSSPPRTTWTGNAPISKAMELLQNILTDDNFDDDQTSVEKGSSSSAKGEMESQEAVTLNDAYGLYVDGDRRERESSGREWINFGWG is encoded by the exons ATGGATCGTACAAGTAGAGCATACAAATTAGTCCAGATGGCTCAGAAAA atgTTAGAGAAACAGTCAGAAATACCACATCTTCCCCACCCAGGACAACATGGACAGGAAATGCCCCAATAAGTAAAG ccATGGAACTACTTCAAAACATACTGACAGATGACAACTTTGATGATGATCAGACATCag ttgaaaaaggtagtagtagtagtgcaAAAGGAGAAATGGAAAGTCAAGAGGCAGTTACCCTCAATGATGCTTATGGACTTTACG ttGATGGTGAtagaagagagagagagagtagCGGCAGAGAATGGATTAATTTTGGATGGGGTTGA